A genomic region of Sander lucioperca isolate FBNREF2018 chromosome 6, SLUC_FBN_1.2, whole genome shotgun sequence contains the following coding sequences:
- the LOC116034979 gene encoding zinc finger protein 574-like: MYDYSQYSQTRLLFSSYTQSSPVGGGMTLVTCFSFAKGRLEHDYRESQQSGCKMANVTLQSFNVFLTERLTAAAVDIYGFVEKTIIDYQEEVYQTKLENQRLQRLLDLVYKPEIRLHRADAKQPTAPTSAEEIPPKQQEWNLGVCQDEPGPSQIKAEEDEQEKELWINGMDEQPSAEDSDDGDALTKELIRTVQQLEDCRAAEESTELKQSPAEDPEHSEEKTSTTLYRCHICNYIFTKKTVLTWHLKTHESKSHDSKGNFDCHICGKHIPCQSNLQNHMRVHTGERPYSCHFCGKCFKLKGHMTEHIRTHTGEKPFSCHICDKSFNRGSTLRKHVFAKHKEERPYKCGDCDELFTERLLMKKHMRKVHGVKLSTSQSPA; encoded by the exons ATGTATGATTATAGCCAATACAGCCAGACAAGACTTCTGTTTTCTAGTTATACACAGTCCAGCCCAGTAGGTGGCGGTATGACCCTTGTTACATGTTTTAGCTTTGCCAAAGGTAGGCTGGAACACGACTACAGAGAGAGCCAACAGTCAGGTTGCAAGATGGCTAACGTTACGCTTCAGTCGTTTAACGTCTTTCTGACGGAAAGATTAACAGCAGCTGCGGTAGACATCTATGGATTCGTTGAGAAGACAATAATAGACTATCAGGAGGAGGTGTACCAAACAAAACTGGAGAACCAGAGGTTGCAGCGGCTGCTGGATTTGGTCTACAAACCAGAGATAAGACTGCACAGGGCAG ATGCCAAACAGCCAACTGCACCTACATCCGCCGAGGAGATTCCCCCTAAACAGCAGGAGTGGAACCTGGGTGTGTGCCAGGACGAGCCAGGACCCTCCCAGATTAAAGCGGAGGAGGATGAGCAGGAGAAGGAACTGTGGATCAACGGCATGGATGAGCAACCTTCAGCGGAGGACAGTGATGACGGGGACGCCTTGACGAAAGAACTCATCCGAACAGTGCAGCAGTTAGAAGACTGtagagcagcagaggagagcACAGAGCTGAAGCAAAGCCCTGCAGAGGATCCAGAGCACTCTGAAGAGAAGACGAGTACCACCTTATATCGCTGCCACATATGCAACTACATATTCACCAAAAAAACTGTGCTTACTTGGCACCTCAAGACACACGAGAGCAAGTCACATGACAGCAAGGGGAACTTTGACTGTCACATATGTGGCAAACACATCCCCTGTCAGAGCAATCTGCAGAACCACATGAGAGTACACACAGGAGAGAGACCCTACAGCTGCCATTTCTGTGGCAAGTGTTTTAAACTGAAAGGACACATGACAGAACACAtaagaactcacacaggagagaagcctttcAGCTGTCACATTTGTGACAAATCTTTTAACAGGGGTTCAACTCTGAGGAAACACGTTTTTGCCAAACATAAAGAGGAGAGACCGTACAAATGTGGGGATTGTGATGAGTTATTTACTGAAAGGTTGCTCATGAAGAAGCACATGCGAAAAGTTCACGGAGTCAAACTTTCCACGAGTCAAAGTCCTGCCTAG